One stretch of Musicola paradisiaca NCPPB 2511 DNA includes these proteins:
- a CDS encoding site-specific integrase, whose amino-acid sequence MKKRIKNILLSKALDKYFSTVSRHKRGQLQEFYRINVIKRSRLANRNMDEISSIDIAEYRDTRLSEFNARTQKPISANTVRLELALLSALYNLAKVEWGTCSINPVENIRKPTVSSGRTRRLTTHEERRLTRYFKDKNPELLAIFHIALETGMRQGEILSLRWEYTDLRLGVAHLPLTKNGTSRDVPLSSKARQILSGLGERPHHENGYIFSYTSSGFKSAWRVALKALAIDDLHFHDLRHEAISRFFELGTLNVMEVAAISGHKSMNMLKRYTHLRATHLVSKLDAHKKQAKKLASIFVPYPADIAADDTTVTLKFSDLDNLSVTASTHDDALKIASVELLRFQAIAAKNGKRLPPPGAISVNSVDRVLISPL is encoded by the coding sequence GTGAAAAAACGTATAAAAAATATACTGTTAAGTAAAGCGTTGGATAAATATTTTTCCACGGTTTCGCGACATAAACGAGGACAATTGCAGGAGTTCTATCGAATCAACGTTATTAAGCGTTCTCGTTTGGCTAACAGAAATATGGATGAAATTTCATCCATAGACATTGCAGAATATAGAGATACTAGATTATCGGAATTTAACGCCAGAACGCAAAAGCCGATAAGTGCGAATACTGTGCGACTGGAATTAGCATTGTTATCGGCGCTTTATAATCTGGCAAAAGTTGAGTGGGGCACATGCTCTATAAACCCTGTTGAAAATATTCGCAAGCCTACCGTATCGTCAGGCCGTACCCGGAGGTTAACGACTCATGAAGAGCGACGGTTAACCAGATACTTCAAAGATAAAAATCCTGAATTATTGGCTATTTTTCACATTGCATTGGAAACGGGAATGCGGCAAGGCGAAATTTTGTCGTTGCGATGGGAATATACCGATCTTCGCCTCGGCGTTGCCCATTTACCTTTGACGAAAAATGGGACATCGCGAGACGTTCCATTGTCATCAAAAGCGCGGCAAATTCTGAGTGGCTTAGGTGAACGGCCACATCATGAGAATGGCTATATTTTTAGCTACACGTCGAGTGGGTTTAAAAGCGCATGGCGTGTGGCTTTGAAGGCTCTGGCTATCGACGATCTACATTTTCACGATCTCAGACATGAGGCAATCAGCCGATTCTTTGAACTGGGAACGCTAAATGTTATGGAAGTGGCGGCGATATCAGGTCATAAATCGATGAATATGTTGAAACGCTACACCCACCTTCGTGCAACACACCTCGTGAGCAAACTGGATGCACATAAGAAACAGGCTAAAAAACTCGCCTCCATCTTTGTTCCTTACCCAGCGGATATTGCTGCCGATGATACAACGGTTACGCTGAAATTTTCCGATCTTGATAACCTGTCTGTGACGGCTTCAACGCATGATGATGCCTTGAAAATTGCCTCTGTGGAATTACTTCGATTTCAGGCTATAGCAGCGAAAAACGGTAAGAGGCTTCCGCCACCCGGCGCTATCTCAGTGAATTCAGTTGATAGGGTGCTTATCAGCCCACTGTAG
- a CDS encoding restriction endonuclease, which yields MNSHSQNTGFQFDSYQQYQLDAINAVVDLFDGQPKDADKIAIALRGNVASREGELDLGIEQEIGAIGNNLVLDEGTILANLQTVQDRNGLEVSEKLVDDKLDFDIEMETGTGKTYVYLRTVFELAKKYGFTKFIVLVPSVAIREGVNTSIRLMREHFRSLYPAQPFDANVYSGDKAEEVQAFATATNVQILVMTIDAIRGNKNTRIIHQQRDKLNGLRPLDYLKGTHPVVIMDEPQNMESLLSQSAVGELDPVFTLRYSATHKQRRNLVYRLDPVDAHDLGLVKQIVVAEVAQHGADVAPYVKLLEVKDTKAAKLELACRKADGSIARRSKKVKPHQELSDVSGNPAYTGWRINALSIAAFGDPASIELMPNGNLLHEGESLGGATGAIYKEMIRETVREHLRKEAMLRPKGIKVLSLFFVDKVASFLGDGVNNEDANGEFTKWFDEVFREERSKSGVYQTLLPQDPCELRRAYFSQLKTRVGTTFVDSSGTTAKDDDAYKLIMQDKQRLLDDAEPVRFIFSHSALREGWDNPNVFQICTLREMGAETERRQTLGRGLRLPVAKTVKGYERVSDRSVAQLTVVANESYATFAQNLQAEYREAGVAIGQVRPNEFAKLMKRDPHGAMTDDMLGFRMSSAIFKHLENSGFIKDGKTTSMFLPDAAGFSLHLPAEFRPYETDIIHCILNAGIEKYVKPVSARAKRKFNKELYASPDFERLWSAISQKTTYRVTVKHPMLVETCIKAIKAEPKIQPLRIDVTRAGVRVLRGGTQGLELGARTVDLKGSYDLPDIIGELQQGTSLTRKTLVDILIGSGRLDEFIANPNDFMAMVRRCVEGELQRVIVEGVQYEKIGGSIYELRELQADGLAEKDFFKEHLYRVEHPEKTDFDYVVFDGGPDSPERKFAEFLDHREDIRLFMKLPPRFQIDTPVGPYNPDWAIIKSEEGEDRIYMVRETKSTMDEQKRRPSENAKIKSAEAHFREIGIEYAVSVPEQWNI from the coding sequence ATGAACAGTCATTCTCAAAATACGGGCTTTCAATTTGATTCGTATCAGCAATATCAGCTTGATGCCATCAACGCCGTGGTGGATTTGTTCGATGGTCAGCCAAAGGATGCCGACAAGATCGCGATTGCCTTGCGTGGCAATGTTGCTAGCCGGGAAGGTGAACTGGATTTAGGCATCGAACAGGAGATCGGCGCTATCGGCAATAATCTGGTACTGGATGAAGGCACTATCCTTGCTAACTTACAAACGGTGCAGGATCGCAACGGGCTGGAGGTCAGCGAAAAGCTGGTTGATGATAAACTGGATTTCGACATCGAAATGGAGACCGGTACGGGCAAAACTTACGTTTATCTGCGCACTGTTTTCGAACTGGCCAAGAAATATGGTTTCACCAAGTTTATCGTCCTCGTTCCCAGCGTCGCCATCCGTGAGGGGGTCAACACCAGCATTCGTCTGATGCGGGAGCACTTCCGCAGTCTCTATCCGGCGCAGCCTTTCGATGCGAATGTTTACAGCGGCGACAAGGCTGAGGAAGTACAGGCCTTTGCTACTGCGACCAACGTGCAAATACTGGTGATGACGATCGATGCGATACGCGGTAACAAGAATACGCGCATCATTCACCAGCAGCGCGACAAACTCAATGGCTTGCGTCCGCTGGATTACCTGAAAGGCACGCATCCCGTGGTGATCATGGATGAACCACAGAATATGGAGTCGCTACTATCGCAGTCGGCAGTGGGCGAGCTCGATCCCGTATTTACACTGCGCTACTCGGCCACGCACAAGCAACGACGAAATCTGGTCTACCGGCTCGATCCGGTTGACGCGCACGATCTCGGTTTGGTGAAGCAGATCGTTGTGGCTGAGGTCGCACAGCACGGTGCGGACGTTGCGCCATACGTCAAGTTGCTCGAAGTGAAAGACACGAAAGCCGCGAAACTTGAACTGGCTTGTCGCAAGGCCGATGGATCTATCGCGCGTCGTAGCAAAAAGGTCAAACCGCATCAGGAATTGTCAGACGTCAGTGGAAATCCTGCTTATACTGGCTGGCGTATTAATGCTTTAAGCATCGCCGCGTTCGGTGACCCGGCCAGTATTGAACTGATGCCGAATGGGAATCTGCTGCACGAAGGTGAGTCCTTGGGGGGCGCCACGGGCGCGATTTACAAGGAAATGATTAGGGAAACCGTGCGTGAGCATTTGCGCAAGGAAGCGATGTTGCGCCCGAAGGGGATTAAAGTATTGAGTCTGTTTTTCGTCGACAAGGTGGCGAGTTTTCTCGGCGACGGGGTGAACAACGAAGACGCAAACGGCGAGTTCACGAAGTGGTTCGATGAGGTGTTCAGGGAAGAGCGTAGCAAGTCTGGCGTCTACCAAACATTGCTGCCGCAGGATCCTTGCGAATTACGGCGGGCGTATTTTTCCCAACTGAAAACACGTGTTGGCACGACCTTTGTGGATTCGTCAGGCACAACAGCTAAAGATGACGATGCCTACAAACTCATTATGCAAGACAAGCAGCGTCTGCTGGACGACGCAGAACCAGTACGCTTCATCTTTAGCCATTCCGCACTGCGCGAGGGCTGGGACAACCCTAACGTGTTTCAGATTTGTACGCTGCGTGAAATGGGCGCGGAAACGGAACGTCGGCAAACCTTGGGACGTGGTCTGCGCCTGCCAGTGGCGAAAACAGTAAAAGGCTATGAGCGTGTTTCCGATCGTAGCGTTGCACAACTCACGGTAGTTGCTAACGAGTCTTATGCTACGTTCGCTCAGAACCTGCAAGCTGAATACAGGGAGGCGGGGGTAGCCATCGGACAGGTACGCCCCAATGAATTTGCCAAGTTGATGAAACGGGATCCTCATGGTGCGATGACCGATGACATGCTGGGGTTCAGGATGTCTTCTGCCATATTCAAGCATCTGGAAAACTCAGGATTCATCAAGGATGGTAAGACAACTTCCATGTTTCTGCCGGATGCAGCAGGATTCTCACTACATTTGCCGGCTGAGTTCAGGCCCTACGAAACAGATATTATCCACTGCATTCTTAATGCGGGTATTGAGAAATATGTGAAGCCCGTAAGTGCGCGGGCCAAACGGAAATTCAACAAAGAGCTCTACGCCTCGCCGGATTTTGAGAGGCTTTGGAGCGCTATCAGCCAGAAAACCACTTATCGGGTGACAGTTAAACACCCTATGCTGGTTGAGACGTGCATAAAGGCGATCAAGGCTGAACCCAAAATTCAGCCGTTACGTATTGATGTCACTCGTGCTGGTGTCAGGGTGCTACGTGGCGGCACGCAAGGGCTAGAACTGGGGGCACGAACTGTCGATCTCAAAGGCAGTTATGACCTGCCGGACATTATCGGTGAGTTGCAGCAAGGTACGTCTCTTACACGCAAGACGCTGGTGGATATTCTCATTGGTAGCGGAAGATTGGATGAGTTCATTGCCAATCCGAACGACTTCATGGCGATGGTACGCCGTTGCGTAGAGGGTGAACTACAGCGCGTCATTGTTGAAGGCGTTCAGTATGAAAAGATCGGCGGCTCCATCTATGAACTCCGCGAGTTGCAAGCCGATGGCCTTGCCGAAAAGGATTTCTTCAAAGAGCATTTGTACCGCGTCGAACACCCTGAGAAAACCGATTTTGATTACGTCGTGTTTGATGGCGGGCCGGACAGCCCGGAGCGAAAGTTCGCCGAGTTTCTCGATCACCGCGAGGATATCAGGCTGTTTATGAAGCTTCCGCCAAGATTCCAGATCGACACGCCGGTTGGCCCTTATAACCCCGACTGGGCCATCATCAAATCCGAAGAAGGCGAAGACCGCATCTATATGGTTCGCGAAACCAAGAGCACCATGGATGAACAAAAAAGGAGACCCTCAGAAAATGCCAAAATCAAGTCTGCCGAGGCACACTTCAGAGAAATTGGCATCGAGTATGCGGTTTCCGTACCTGAACAGTGGAATATCTAG
- a CDS encoding type II toxin -antitoxin system TacA 1-like antitoxin: MSAEKDVSAKHVALNLRTEPDEQAVTEETLIDQPIIMAGSDAYQEFLARLDQVPAPNAALRNTMQTLAPWEQKK; this comes from the coding sequence ATGTCGGCAGAAAAAGACGTTTCTGCTAAACACGTGGCATTAAATTTACGTACCGAGCCAGATGAACAAGCCGTTACTGAGGAGACGTTGATCGATCAGCCGATTATCATGGCAGGTTCAGATGCTTATCAGGAATTCCTCGCCCGCTTGGATCAGGTTCCTGCACCCAATGCCGCGCTGCGCAACACCATGCAAACACTTGCACCGTGGGAACAGAAAAAATGA
- a CDS encoding site-specific integrase, which produces MKRKKTLSTGQLDAIDRLMAQHLEQERQGVGAHFNECALYPAWFWKTVLDTLRYTGMRQNQLLHIRLSDVNLDTGIINLRPEGSKNHREHRVPIISALHQGLSRLIEESIAREAQPDEQLFNVYRFIGRASNDMAPMSEIPLRSFFRRLSNECRFTVSPHRFRHTLATEMMKSPDRNLHIVKNLLGHSSLTTTLEYVESNIDSIRAALEGELRC; this is translated from the coding sequence ATGAAGCGTAAGAAAACACTTTCAACGGGGCAGTTGGACGCGATCGATCGCCTCATGGCGCAGCATCTGGAGCAGGAACGTCAGGGAGTAGGGGCGCATTTTAATGAATGCGCACTGTATCCCGCCTGGTTCTGGAAAACGGTGCTCGATACGTTGCGTTATACCGGTATGCGTCAGAACCAGCTGCTGCACATCCGTCTGAGCGATGTGAACCTGGATACGGGGATAATCAATTTGCGCCCGGAAGGGTCGAAAAATCATCGTGAACACCGCGTGCCGATAATTTCTGCGTTACACCAGGGATTGAGTCGGCTGATAGAGGAATCAATAGCGCGTGAGGCGCAACCGGATGAACAATTGTTTAATGTTTATCGGTTTATTGGCCGGGCGAGCAATGATATGGCGCCGATGTCAGAGATACCACTGCGGTCGTTCTTCCGACGACTGTCAAATGAATGCCGTTTTACGGTCAGTCCTCACCGTTTCCGCCATACGCTGGCCACGGAAATGATGAAGAGCCCGGACAGGAACCTGCATATCGTGAAAAACCTGCTAGGGCATTCCAGCTTGACCACCACGCTGGAATATGTGGAATCGAATATAGACAGTATCCGTGCAGCGCTGGAAGGTGAGTTACGCTGTTAG
- a CDS encoding TraI domain-containing protein — protein sequence MLSWLKKQVFRLSADNGERSPTTRVKRRIPDGSWIYPHPAEVLLAEAERPRLMQALWENCPLSADMFDVLWLAPLRGLAEQAQALPLMSGTYGRLGGLLDAMLSVSVCAVRLSKSHLLPPGAPPEEQAAQSSAWCTAIYYVALFSLSGELGAYQGEMRTGKSWFPTVSMPSDAYRFRHDATAANGGWRLMMAGRLLPPLALRWLAQWPSVLQTLLSSLAEGATGGIVSVIIDDAWEKCGVSGEKCQILPGVAASSDATIPQHADNYSVEHPVSTKADSEIEKQNTHYNNKPDENLNLTVNTLSGEGLISALPAVGGAEDNEPQDVDAQHNTDIDTLSILDSQLFPVPDDKAPDGRQPGQIFFDWLAENIYSDALSVNEKTGIAHVVSHFLFLKTPECFFRYLSSSHIGLDKSVLQQSFEDCAYHHTRNGKGIYTYRIYDNPDKEGRYEKISGYMIPVNLFPTCKDRLVNSSLFISPNN from the coding sequence ATGTTGAGCTGGCTGAAAAAACAGGTATTCAGGTTGTCAGCGGATAACGGTGAGAGATCCCCCACAACTCGGGTCAAGAGGAGAATACCGGACGGGAGTTGGATTTACCCACATCCAGCCGAGGTGTTGCTAGCGGAGGCGGAGCGCCCGCGACTGATGCAGGCGCTATGGGAAAACTGCCCACTGTCGGCCGATATGTTCGACGTATTATGGCTTGCCCCGCTACGGGGGCTTGCCGAGCAGGCTCAGGCGTTGCCGTTGATGTCGGGCACATACGGGAGACTTGGTGGATTACTGGATGCGATGCTGTCGGTGTCAGTGTGTGCCGTTCGATTGTCCAAGTCCCACCTGTTGCCGCCGGGTGCCCCACCGGAAGAGCAGGCGGCACAGAGTTCAGCCTGGTGTACGGCTATCTACTATGTCGCACTGTTCAGCCTGTCGGGTGAGCTGGGGGCGTACCAAGGGGAAATGCGTACCGGTAAGTCGTGGTTCCCGACAGTGAGTATGCCGTCGGATGCGTACCGTTTTCGTCACGATGCCACGGCGGCGAACGGGGGCTGGCGTTTGATGATGGCGGGGCGTCTGCTCCCACCGCTTGCGCTACGTTGGTTGGCTCAGTGGCCATCGGTACTGCAGACATTACTGTCGAGCCTGGCAGAAGGCGCGACGGGTGGGATAGTTTCCGTGATTATCGATGATGCCTGGGAAAAGTGCGGGGTTTCTGGTGAAAAATGCCAGATATTACCGGGTGTTGCAGCATCATCGGATGCCACTATACCGCAGCATGCTGACAATTATTCAGTTGAACATCCGGTTTCTACAAAGGCAGACAGCGAAATAGAAAAACAAAACACGCATTATAATAATAAGCCTGATGAGAATCTGAATCTGACTGTCAACACCCTATCCGGGGAAGGGCTGATTTCCGCACTACCTGCCGTGGGTGGGGCTGAAGACAACGAACCACAGGACGTCGATGCACAACATAATACGGATATTGATACGCTTTCCATTCTGGACAGTCAGCTTTTTCCCGTACCAGACGATAAGGCGCCGGATGGACGGCAACCGGGCCAGATATTTTTTGACTGGTTGGCTGAGAATATTTATTCCGATGCTTTATCGGTAAATGAGAAAACCGGTATTGCCCATGTGGTCAGCCATTTTTTATTTCTGAAAACACCGGAATGTTTTTTCAGGTATTTATCATCATCACATATCGGTCTGGATAAATCCGTCCTGCAGCAATCGTTTGAAGACTGCGCATATCACCATACGCGGAATGGCAAGGGAATTTATACCTACCGTATTTATGACAATCCGGACAAAGAAGGGAGATACGAGAAAATATCAGGGTATATGATACCGGTAAATCTATTTCCGACCTGTAAAGACAGACTGGTAAATAGCAGTTTGTTTATTTCACCCAATAATTGA
- a CDS encoding site-specific DNA-methyltransferase: protein MANERITEFSAKQKENAEQHCSIDALAEGQQDEFCSSPSDISSDLFDIPSTTPNFRTELAGQLAELIPEVVADGKLDVEKLRELLADDVADSNERFGLFWPGKKRALRAAQAPTTATLKPDSVNSKEWDTTRNVFIEGDNLEVLKILQRHYHNKVKLIYIDPPYNTGKDFVYPDNYKEGLDSYLEWTRQVNEEGKKVSTNSETEGRYHSNWLNMMYPRLKLARNLLTDDGVIFISIDDNEQENLRKLCNEVFGEGRFIAQLIWKSRVSEDTRATTGVSTDHEYILVYSKTENAVFRGTEKDKTKFNNPDNDPRGPWRSADLTGLAAKDARPNLHYDLINPATCENYGCPPKGWRFEPETMRKKIMEGRILFPATSGGRPRHKLFLKEMRSLFKNMSSVITDSNTAVGTRETNGLIGNGVFSFPKPVSLIFSLAEQIMSDEDIILDFFAGSATTAHAVMQLNAEDNGKRRFIMVQLPEPTPEASEARKAGFATIADISRKRIELAGEKIKSDVAESNIDTGFRAYKLTDTNFTKWRVTSDIEPDKLTQHLLDLRGSSTDEASPDDLLTELLLKLGYSLNEHLSVQTIAGLDIHAIVGDADKPHLLAYLNERTKPTLEQLRELVNAEPTRLIVLEDAFHGDDELKTNIAQYARSKGIELRTA from the coding sequence ATGGCAAATGAACGTATTACTGAATTTAGCGCTAAACAGAAAGAAAATGCGGAACAACATTGCAGTATTGATGCCTTGGCTGAGGGTCAGCAGGATGAGTTTTGTTCATCACCTTCCGATATCAGCAGCGACCTCTTTGACATCCCAAGCACTACCCCGAATTTCCGTACCGAACTGGCTGGTCAGCTTGCCGAACTAATTCCAGAGGTTGTTGCGGATGGCAAGCTGGATGTCGAAAAACTTCGTGAACTGCTGGCCGATGATGTGGCTGACAGTAATGAGCGCTTTGGCCTGTTCTGGCCGGGCAAAAAGCGCGCGCTGCGCGCCGCACAGGCACCGACTACCGCCACCCTAAAACCAGATTCCGTCAATTCGAAAGAGTGGGACACGACGCGGAATGTGTTTATCGAGGGAGACAATCTCGAAGTACTGAAGATCCTGCAACGACATTATCACAACAAGGTCAAGCTGATTTATATCGACCCGCCTTACAACACCGGAAAGGATTTTGTTTATCCCGATAACTACAAGGAAGGGCTGGACAGTTATCTGGAGTGGACGCGGCAGGTGAACGAGGAAGGTAAGAAAGTTTCCACCAACAGCGAGACCGAAGGGCGTTATCACTCCAACTGGCTGAACATGATGTACCCGCGCCTTAAGTTAGCCCGTAATTTGCTCACCGATGATGGAGTGATTTTTATTTCGATTGATGACAATGAACAGGAGAACCTTCGTAAACTTTGCAATGAGGTTTTTGGTGAAGGGCGCTTTATTGCGCAACTTATTTGGAAGTCTAGAGTAAGCGAAGATACTCGAGCTACGACGGGTGTTTCAACTGACCACGAGTACATTCTCGTTTATTCAAAAACTGAGAATGCTGTTTTTCGTGGAACGGAAAAAGACAAAACGAAGTTTAATAATCCAGACAATGATCCACGTGGCCCATGGCGTAGTGCCGATCTTACAGGATTAGCGGCAAAAGATGCTCGACCAAACTTACACTATGACCTGATAAACCCTGCCACTTGCGAAAATTATGGGTGCCCACCGAAAGGATGGCGATTCGAACCGGAAACCATGCGAAAAAAGATCATGGAAGGCAGAATCTTATTCCCAGCGACTTCTGGTGGTCGCCCCAGACATAAATTGTTTCTTAAAGAAATGCGAAGTCTTTTTAAGAATATGAGTTCGGTAATAACTGATTCAAATACCGCTGTGGGAACCAGGGAAACAAACGGACTAATTGGAAATGGTGTTTTCAGTTTTCCGAAACCTGTTTCGCTTATTTTTTCACTTGCCGAGCAAATCATGAGTGATGAAGACATCATCCTTGATTTCTTCGCTGGCAGTGCCACCACCGCTCATGCCGTAATGCAGCTTAATGCTGAAGACAACGGCAAACGTCGTTTTATCATGGTACAACTACCTGAACCTACTCCTGAAGCTTCAGAAGCGCGCAAGGCAGGCTTTGCCACTATTGCTGATATCTCGCGCAAGCGCATCGAACTAGCGGGCGAGAAAATAAAATCCGATGTTGCAGAAAGCAATATAGATACCGGCTTCCGCGCCTATAAGCTGACGGACACCAATTTCACCAAATGGCGAGTCACCAGCGATATCGAACCAGATAAGCTAACCCAGCATTTGCTCGACCTGCGTGGCAGTAGCACTGATGAGGCCAGTCCCGATGACCTGCTTACTGAGCTGCTGCTGAAACTCGGCTATTCGTTGAACGAACATCTCAGTGTACAGACTATCGCCGGGCTGGACATCCATGCCATCGTTGGCGACGCAGACAAGCCCCATCTGCTGGCGTACTTAAACGAGCGAACTAAACCCACACTGGAACAATTGCGGGAACTGGTGAATGCCGAACCTACGCGCCTGATCGTTCTGGAAGATGCCTTCCACGGTGACGACGAACTGAAAACCAATATTGCTCAATATGCCAGAAGCAAAGGTATTGAGCTGAGGACGGCGTGA